The Mixta hanseatica genome includes a region encoding these proteins:
- the rnr gene encoding ribonuclease R: protein MSKDPFQEREAEKYENPIPSREFILAHLEKREKPASREELAVEMNISGEEQLEALRRRLRAMERDGQLVFTRRQCYVLPERLDLLRGKVIGHRDGYGFLRVEGQKDDLYLSAEQMKFCMHGDVILAQPLGADRKGRREARVVRVLEPRNSQIVGRYFTEAGVGFVVPDDSRLSFDILIPPEDIMNARMGFVVVVELMQRPTRRTKAIGKIIEVLGDNMGTGLAVDMALRTHEIPHVWPAEVEEQVAKLREEVPEEAKQGRVDLRQLPLMTIDGEDARDFDDAVYCEKKRGGGWRLWVAIADVSYYVRPGMPLDNEAHNRGTSVYFPSQVVPMLPEVLSNGLCSLNPQVDRLCMVCEMTISASGKLTGYKHYEAVMNSHARLTYTKVWSILQGNPELREQYAPLVRHIEELHRMYQVLEKARAQRGGISFETEEAKFIFNAERRIERVERTVRNDAHKLIEECMILANIASARFVEKHNEPALFRDHDRPSDESIKSFRSVLAELGLSLPGGNKPQPLDYAELLETIADRPDHEMLQTMLLRSMKQAVYDPENRGHFGLALASYAHFTSPIRRYPDLLLHRAIKYLLAQQAGTLQGNSTPTGGYHYEMQQMLQLGLHCSLTERRADEATRDVADWLKCDFMQDQVGNTFTGVIASVTGFGFFVRLNDLFIDGLVHVSTLDNDYYRFDAVGQRLIGESGGRTYRLGDTVEVRVEAVHMDERKIDFALISSQRSPRGEGKTAREKAKKGASGSHNKRRREMRKNANFEPDAAFRGDKKTAKPKGEKKAKKPSEKTRKIAAATKAKRASKKKEA from the coding sequence ATGTCAAAAGATCCTTTTCAGGAAAGAGAAGCTGAAAAATACGAAAACCCTATTCCCAGCCGCGAATTTATTCTCGCCCATTTAGAAAAACGCGAAAAACCGGCCAGCCGTGAAGAGCTGGCGGTAGAAATGAACATTAGTGGCGAAGAGCAGCTTGAAGCGCTGCGCCGTCGTCTGCGCGCCATGGAACGCGACGGTCAGCTGGTGTTCACCCGTCGTCAATGCTATGTCCTGCCTGAACGTCTTGATCTGCTGCGCGGTAAAGTGATCGGCCATCGCGATGGCTACGGCTTCCTGCGCGTAGAAGGGCAAAAGGACGACCTTTACCTCTCCGCCGAGCAGATGAAGTTCTGCATGCACGGTGATGTAATCCTGGCGCAGCCGCTGGGCGCCGATCGTAAAGGCCGCCGTGAGGCGCGCGTGGTGCGTGTGCTTGAGCCGCGCAACAGCCAGATTGTCGGACGCTACTTTACCGAAGCCGGCGTGGGCTTTGTGGTGCCGGATGATAGCCGTCTGAGCTTCGATATCCTGATCCCGCCAGAAGATATCATGAATGCGCGTATGGGCTTCGTGGTGGTGGTTGAGCTGATGCAGCGCCCAACGCGGCGCACTAAGGCCATTGGTAAAATTATCGAAGTGCTGGGCGACAATATGGGTACCGGCCTGGCGGTAGATATGGCGCTGCGCACGCATGAAATTCCGCACGTCTGGCCAGCTGAGGTAGAAGAGCAGGTAGCGAAACTGCGCGAAGAGGTGCCGGAAGAGGCGAAGCAGGGGCGCGTGGATCTTCGCCAGCTGCCGCTGATGACTATCGACGGCGAAGATGCCCGCGACTTTGATGATGCGGTTTACTGCGAGAAAAAACGCGGCGGCGGCTGGCGCTTATGGGTAGCGATCGCCGACGTCAGTTATTACGTGCGTCCCGGCATGCCGCTGGACAACGAAGCGCATAATCGCGGCACCTCGGTTTATTTCCCGTCGCAGGTGGTGCCGATGCTGCCGGAAGTGCTCTCTAACGGCCTCTGTTCGCTGAACCCGCAGGTGGATCGCCTCTGTATGGTCTGTGAAATGACCATCTCCGCCAGCGGCAAGCTGACCGGTTATAAGCATTACGAAGCGGTGATGAATTCCCATGCGCGCCTGACTTACACCAAAGTCTGGTCGATTTTGCAGGGCAACCCGGAACTGCGCGAGCAGTATGCGCCGCTGGTCAGGCATATCGAAGAGCTGCATCGTATGTATCAGGTGCTGGAAAAAGCGCGTGCACAGCGCGGCGGCATCTCTTTCGAGACGGAAGAGGCGAAGTTTATTTTCAACGCCGAGCGCCGTATTGAACGTGTGGAACGCACCGTGCGTAACGATGCGCACAAGCTGATCGAAGAGTGCATGATCCTCGCTAACATCGCGTCGGCGCGTTTTGTGGAGAAACATAACGAGCCTGCGCTGTTCCGCGATCACGATCGCCCGAGCGATGAAAGCATTAAAAGTTTCCGTTCGGTGCTGGCTGAACTGGGCCTGTCGCTGCCGGGCGGCAACAAGCCGCAGCCGCTGGACTATGCCGAACTGCTGGAAACCATCGCCGATCGTCCCGATCATGAGATGCTGCAAACCATGCTGCTGCGCTCGATGAAGCAGGCGGTTTACGATCCGGAAAACCGCGGCCACTTTGGTCTGGCGCTGGCCTCCTATGCCCACTTTACTTCACCGATCCGCCGCTATCCCGATCTGCTGCTGCACCGCGCGATTAAGTATCTGCTGGCGCAACAGGCAGGCACGCTACAGGGCAATAGCACGCCGACCGGCGGCTATCACTATGAAATGCAGCAGATGCTGCAGCTGGGCCTGCACTGTTCATTAACCGAACGCCGCGCCGATGAAGCCACGCGTGATGTAGCTGACTGGCTGAAGTGTGACTTTATGCAGGATCAGGTCGGCAATACCTTTACCGGCGTGATCGCCAGCGTTACCGGCTTTGGTTTCTTTGTGCGTCTCAACGATCTGTTTATCGATGGGCTGGTGCATGTCTCTACGCTGGATAACGACTATTACCGCTTTGACGCCGTCGGACAGCGACTGATCGGCGAGTCGGGCGGTCGCACCTATCGTCTCGGCGATACCGTGGAAGTGCGCGTAGAGGCGGTGCATATGGACGAGCGTAAAATCGACTTTGCGCTGATTTCCAGCCAGCGCAGCCCGCGCGGCGAAGGTAAAACCGCGCGCGAGAAGGCGAAGAAAGGCGCTTCCGGCAGTCATAACAAGCGCCGCCGCGAAATGCGCAAAAACGCCAATTTCGAGCCGGATGCGGCATTCCGCGGCGACAAAAAAACCGCGAAGCCGAAAGGCGAGAAAAAAGCGAAAAAACCGTCAGAAAAAACGCGTAAAATCGCCGCCGCAACCAAAGCGAAACGCGCATCAAAGAAAAAAGAGGCATAA
- the nsrR gene encoding nitric oxide-sensing transcriptional repressor NsrR: MQLTSFTDFGLRALIYLASLPAGQMTNITQVTDTYGVSRNHMVKIINQLSRLGYVAAVRGKNGGIRLGKPASEIIVGHVVRQMEPLQLVNCDVCAITPACRLRQALNAATEQFLRELDNYTLADLVKDNHPLYKILLPEPGIPTLTGY; the protein is encoded by the coding sequence GTGCAACTGACGAGTTTTACCGATTTTGGCCTGCGTGCGCTGATTTATCTGGCGTCGTTACCGGCCGGGCAGATGACTAATATTACTCAGGTGACCGACACTTACGGCGTGTCACGTAACCATATGGTCAAAATCATTAACCAACTGAGTCGTCTGGGCTATGTCGCCGCCGTTCGTGGTAAAAATGGCGGTATTCGCCTCGGGAAACCCGCTTCAGAGATTATTGTTGGGCACGTTGTTCGGCAGATGGAGCCGCTACAGCTGGTGAACTGCGATGTTTGCGCGATTACGCCCGCCTGCCGTCTGCGTCAGGCGCTGAACGCCGCCACCGAACAATTTTTGCGTGAACTGGACAACTATACGTTGGCCGATCTGGTGAAGGATAACCATCCGCTTTATAAAATTTTATTGCCGGAGCCTGGGATCCCCACGCTGACCGGCTACTGA
- a CDS encoding adenylosuccinate synthase: MGKNVVVLGTQWGDEGKGKIVDLLTERAKYVVRYQGGHNAGHTLVINGEKTVLHLIPSGILRENVTSIIGNGVVLSPAALMKEMKGLEERGVPVRERLLLSEACPLILEYHVAMDLAREKARGAKAIGTTGRGIGPAYEDKVARRGLRVGDLFNKETFATKLKEIVDFYNFQLVNYYKTDAVDYDAVLKNVMDVADILTSMVVDVSDLLDNARKRGDLIMFEGAQGTLLDIDHGTYPYVTSSNTTAGGVATGSGIGPRYVDYVLGIIKAYSTRVGAGPFPTELFDETGEFLCEKGNEFGATTGRRRRTGWLDVVAVRRAVQINSLSGFCMTKLDVLDGLKEVKICIGYRMPDGREVTTTPLAAEGWEGIEPIYETLPGWSESTFGAKSVDALPQAARDYIKRVEELTEVPVDIISTGPDRSETMILRHPFDA, encoded by the coding sequence ATGGGTAAGAACGTTGTCGTACTGGGCACCCAATGGGGTGACGAAGGCAAAGGTAAGATTGTTGACCTTCTGACAGAGCGCGCTAAATACGTTGTGCGCTATCAAGGCGGCCATAATGCGGGTCATACGCTTGTCATCAACGGTGAAAAAACCGTTCTCCACTTAATCCCCTCAGGCATTCTGCGTGAAAACGTCACCAGCATCATCGGCAACGGTGTTGTGCTGTCTCCGGCCGCGCTGATGAAAGAGATGAAAGGGTTGGAAGAACGCGGCGTCCCGGTACGTGAACGTCTGTTACTTTCTGAAGCCTGTCCGCTGATCCTGGAATATCATGTAGCGATGGATCTGGCGCGTGAAAAAGCGCGCGGCGCGAAGGCGATTGGTACGACCGGTCGCGGCATCGGTCCTGCTTATGAAGATAAAGTGGCCCGTCGTGGCCTGCGCGTAGGCGATCTGTTTAACAAAGAAACCTTCGCCACAAAGCTGAAAGAGATTGTGGATTTCTACAACTTCCAGCTGGTGAACTACTACAAAACAGACGCAGTGGATTACGATGCCGTACTGAAAAATGTCATGGACGTAGCGGATATCCTGACCAGCATGGTGGTGGATGTGTCCGATCTGCTGGATAACGCGCGTAAGCGTGGCGATCTGATTATGTTTGAAGGCGCTCAGGGTACGCTGCTGGATATCGATCACGGCACCTATCCGTACGTGACCTCTTCCAATACCACCGCAGGCGGCGTCGCTACCGGTTCCGGTATTGGTCCGCGCTACGTTGATTACGTGCTGGGCATTATCAAAGCTTACTCCACCCGCGTTGGCGCAGGCCCGTTCCCTACTGAACTGTTTGATGAGACCGGCGAATTCCTGTGTGAAAAAGGCAACGAGTTCGGCGCCACCACCGGGCGTCGCCGTCGTACCGGCTGGCTGGACGTGGTTGCCGTACGCCGCGCGGTGCAGATTAACTCGCTTTCCGGCTTCTGCATGACCAAACTGGACGTGCTGGACGGCCTGAAAGAAGTTAAAATCTGTATCGGCTATCGTATGCCGGATGGCCGTGAAGTCACTACCACGCCGCTGGCAGCCGAAGGCTGGGAAGGCATTGAGCCGATCTATGAAACCCTGCCGGGCTGGAGCGAAAGCACGTTTGGCGCGAAATCCGTTGACGCGCTGCCGCAGGCGGCACGCGACTATATCAAACGTGTTGAAGAGCTGACTGAGGTGCCGGTTGATATCATCTCTACCGGCCCGGATCGCAGCGAAACCATGATCCTGCGTCATCCGTTTGACGCCTGA
- a CDS encoding DUF2065 domain-containing protein yields MNTTIWMALALVLVLEGLGPMLWPRVWRRMILAMAQLPDRLLHRFGGGIVVAGAVVYYMLSVHGGS; encoded by the coding sequence ATGAATACAACAATATGGATGGCGCTGGCGTTAGTGCTGGTATTAGAAGGCCTGGGGCCGATGTTGTGGCCGCGTGTCTGGCGGCGCATGATTCTGGCGATGGCGCAATTGCCGGATCGTCTGCTGCATCGTTTTGGCGGTGGGATTGTAGTCGCCGGTGCGGTGGTCTACTACATGTTGAGTGTTCACGGCGGCAGTTAA
- the hflC gene encoding protease modulator HflC, with protein MRKPLIVLIIVVLVVLYASLFVVQEGQRGIVLRFGKVLRDDDNKPLVFAPGLHFKIPFLESVKTLDARIQTMDNQADRFVTKEKKDLIVDSYIKWRISDFSRYYLATGGGDVSQAEVLLKRKFSDRLRSEMGRLDVKDIVTDSRGRLTTDVRDALNTGSAGRDDEVQTPAADDAIAHAAARVERETNSNEPSINPNSMAALGIEVVDVRIKQINLPTEVSDAIYNRMRAEREAVARSQRSQGQEEAEKLRAQADYQVTRTLAEAQRQALITRGEGDAETAKLFADAFSQDPGFYAFIRSLRAYEKSFSNNQDVMVLSPDSDFFRYMKSPDGVTTR; from the coding sequence ATGCGTAAGCCATTAATCGTATTAATTATCGTTGTGCTGGTGGTGCTTTACGCGTCATTGTTCGTGGTACAGGAAGGTCAGCGCGGCATCGTGCTGCGTTTCGGTAAAGTTTTGCGTGATGATGATAACAAGCCGCTGGTGTTTGCGCCGGGCCTGCATTTCAAGATTCCATTCCTGGAATCGGTTAAAACGCTCGACGCCCGTATCCAGACTATGGATAACCAGGCGGATCGCTTTGTGACCAAAGAGAAAAAAGATCTGATTGTGGATTCTTATATCAAATGGCGCATTAGCGACTTCAGCCGTTACTACCTGGCGACCGGCGGCGGTGACGTTTCTCAGGCCGAGGTACTGCTGAAGCGTAAATTCAGCGACCGCCTGCGTTCTGAGATGGGCCGTCTTGATGTGAAAGATATCGTCACCGATTCGCGTGGACGCTTGACCACCGACGTGCGTGACGCGCTGAACACCGGCAGCGCCGGACGTGACGATGAAGTTCAGACGCCGGCAGCGGATGACGCTATCGCCCATGCCGCCGCGCGCGTAGAGCGTGAAACCAACAGCAACGAGCCGTCAATTAACCCGAACAGCATGGCTGCATTAGGTATTGAGGTGGTCGATGTGCGTATCAAGCAGATCAACCTGCCTACTGAGGTTTCCGACGCTATTTACAACCGTATGCGCGCCGAGCGTGAAGCGGTCGCGCGTAGTCAGCGTTCACAAGGTCAGGAAGAGGCGGAAAAACTGCGCGCTCAGGCGGATTACCAGGTTACCCGCACCCTGGCTGAAGCGCAGCGTCAGGCTCTGATTACACGTGGTGAAGGCGATGCCGAAACCGCTAAGCTGTTTGCCGATGCGTTTAGTCAGGATCCGGGCTTCTACGCCTTTATCCGTAGTCTGCGCGCCTACGAGAAAAGCTTCAGTAACAATCAGGATGTGATGGTGCTCAGCCCGGACAGCGATTTCTTCCGCTATATGAAATCGCCTGATGGTGTGACCACCCGCTAA
- the hflK gene encoding FtsH protease activity modulator HflK, with product MAWNQPGNNGQDRDPWGSSNNQGGNSGGNKGGRDQGPPDLDDIFRKLSKKLGGLGGGNKGGDHSRSSGNGGKLVGIVAVAAVVIWAASGFYTIKEAERGVVTRFGQFSHLVEPGLNWKPTFIDQVRAVNVEAVRELAASGVMLTSDENVVRVEMNVQYRVTDPERYLFAVTSADDSLRQATDSALRGVIGRSSMDRILTEGRTVVRSETQREIDETIRPYNMGITVLDVNFQAARPPEEVKAAFDDAIAARENREQYVREAEAYANEVQPRANGQAQRILEEARAYKSRTVLEAQGEVARFAKILPEYKAAPEITKERLYIETMERVLSNTRKVLVNSNNNNLMVLPLDQLMRGEGATNSARGSQESSSLMRLPPAGNSNDRVSSGSSFSQDDIMQSRRANAQRNDTQREGRE from the coding sequence ATGGCGTGGAATCAGCCCGGGAATAACGGACAAGACCGCGACCCGTGGGGAAGCAGCAATAATCAAGGCGGCAACTCTGGGGGTAACAAAGGAGGACGCGATCAGGGACCTCCCGATCTCGACGATATCTTCCGTAAGCTGAGCAAAAAGCTCGGCGGTCTGGGCGGCGGCAACAAGGGCGGCGACCACTCACGCAGCTCAGGTAACGGCGGCAAGCTGGTGGGCATTGTGGCCGTAGCAGCCGTAGTGATTTGGGCCGCCAGCGGCTTCTATACCATTAAAGAAGCGGAGCGTGGCGTGGTAACGCGCTTTGGTCAGTTCAGCCACCTGGTTGAGCCGGGCCTGAACTGGAAACCGACCTTTATCGATCAGGTGCGCGCCGTGAACGTGGAAGCGGTACGTGAACTGGCGGCTTCCGGCGTGATGCTAACCTCGGACGAAAACGTGGTGCGCGTTGAAATGAACGTGCAGTATCGCGTGACCGATCCGGAACGCTATCTGTTTGCCGTAACCAGCGCCGACGACAGCCTGCGTCAGGCAACCGACAGCGCGCTGCGTGGCGTTATCGGCCGTTCCAGTATGGATCGTATCCTGACTGAAGGACGTACCGTGGTGCGTAGCGAAACGCAGCGTGAGATCGATGAAACCATTCGTCCTTACAACATGGGTATCACCGTGCTGGACGTTAACTTCCAGGCGGCGCGTCCGCCAGAAGAAGTAAAGGCCGCATTTGATGATGCGATTGCCGCGCGTGAAAACCGCGAGCAGTACGTACGCGAAGCGGAAGCCTATGCGAATGAGGTCCAGCCGCGCGCTAACGGTCAGGCGCAGCGTATTTTGGAAGAGGCCCGAGCCTATAAATCCCGCACCGTGTTAGAGGCGCAGGGTGAAGTGGCGCGTTTTGCCAAGATTCTGCCGGAATATAAAGCCGCGCCGGAAATCACCAAAGAACGTTTGTATATCGAAACCATGGAGCGCGTGCTGAGCAATACGCGCAAGGTTTTGGTGAACAGCAACAACAATAACCTGATGGTGTTACCGCTGGATCAGCTGATGCGCGGCGAGGGTGCAACCAACTCCGCGCGCGGTAGCCAGGAGAGCAGTAGCCTGATGCGACTGCCGCCGGCTGGAAACAGCAATGATCGCGTTAGCAGCGGTTCGTCGTTCTCGCAGGACGACATTATGCAAAGCCGCCGTGCGAACGCACAGCGCAATGACACCCAGCGCGAAGGGAGAGAGTAA
- the hflX gene encoding ribosome rescue GTPase HflX codes for MFDRYDAGEQAVLVHIWFSQDKETEDLQEFETLVSSSGVEALRVITGSRKAPHPKYFVGEGKAVEIAEAVKASGASVVLFDHALSPAQERNLERLCECRVIDRTGLILDIFAQRARTHEGKLQVELAQLRHLATRLVRGWTHLERQKGGIGLRGPGETQLETDRRLLRNRISQILSRLERVEKQREQGRQARAKADIPTVSLVGYTNAGKSTLFNSVTSANVYAADQLFATLDPTLRRIDVADVGEVVLADTVGFIRHLPHDLVAAFKATLQETREATLLLHVIDAADVRLDENIEAVEAVLEEIEADEIPVLQVMNKIDMLDGFEPRIDRNDENQPVRVWLSAQTGAGLPLLFQALTERLSGEIVQQQLRLPPEMGRLRSRFYQLQAIEKEWNEEDGSVGLLIRMPIVDWRRLCKQEPTLVDYIV; via the coding sequence TTGTTTGACCGTTATGATGCCGGTGAGCAGGCCGTACTGGTACACATCTGGTTCTCGCAAGACAAAGAGACGGAAGACCTGCAAGAATTTGAAACGCTGGTCTCTTCCTCAGGCGTCGAAGCGCTGCGCGTGATAACCGGTAGCCGCAAAGCGCCACATCCCAAATATTTTGTCGGTGAAGGTAAAGCTGTCGAAATCGCTGAAGCGGTGAAAGCTAGCGGTGCCTCAGTGGTACTGTTCGACCATGCTTTGTCACCCGCTCAGGAACGTAATCTTGAGCGCCTATGCGAATGCCGTGTGATTGACCGCACGGGATTGATCCTGGATATTTTTGCCCAGCGCGCCCGTACTCACGAAGGTAAATTACAGGTAGAGCTGGCTCAGCTTCGCCATCTCGCCACACGTCTGGTGCGCGGCTGGACCCACCTTGAGCGCCAAAAAGGCGGGATTGGCTTGCGCGGGCCGGGTGAAACCCAGCTGGAAACTGACCGTCGGTTGCTGCGTAATCGCATCAGCCAGATTTTGTCGCGCCTGGAGCGCGTAGAAAAACAGCGCGAACAGGGGCGTCAGGCGCGAGCCAAAGCGGATATTCCCACCGTCTCGTTAGTGGGCTATACCAACGCCGGAAAATCCACGCTGTTTAACAGCGTTACCTCGGCGAATGTTTACGCCGCCGATCAGCTATTCGCTACTCTCGATCCGACGCTGCGTCGTATTGACGTCGCCGACGTGGGTGAAGTGGTATTGGCCGATACGGTAGGCTTTATTCGTCATCTGCCGCATGACCTGGTCGCCGCGTTTAAAGCCACGCTGCAGGAAACGCGTGAAGCCACGCTGCTGCTGCATGTCATTGATGCCGCCGATGTGCGCCTTGATGAAAATATCGAAGCGGTCGAGGCGGTGCTGGAAGAGATCGAAGCTGACGAAATTCCAGTGCTACAGGTAATGAACAAGATCGATATGCTGGACGGCTTTGAGCCGCGCATCGATCGCAATGATGAAAACCAACCGGTTCGCGTCTGGCTCTCTGCGCAAACGGGAGCGGGATTGCCGCTGCTGTTTCAGGCGTTGACCGAACGGCTGTCGGGTGAAATCGTACAGCAGCAATTGCGTCTGCCTCCCGAAATGGGCCGTCTGCGCAGCCGTTTTTATCAGCTGCAGGCGATTGAGAAAGAATGGAATGAAGAGGATGGCAGCGTAGGCTTGTTGATACGCATGCCGATTGTTGACTGGCGCCGCCTGTGCAAACAGGAGCCGACGCTGGTGGATTATATTGTTTGA
- the hfq gene encoding RNA chaperone Hfq: MAKGQSLQDPFLNALRRERVPVSIYLVNGIKLQGQIESFDQFVILLKNTVSQMVYKHAISTVVPSRAVSHHSNNAGGSSNNYHHGGNNQAAQAQPQQQDGDSAE; encoded by the coding sequence ATGGCTAAGGGGCAATCATTACAAGACCCGTTCCTGAACGCACTGCGTCGCGAGCGTGTTCCGGTTTCAATTTATTTGGTGAATGGTATCAAACTGCAAGGTCAAATTGAGTCTTTCGATCAGTTTGTTATTTTGTTGAAAAATACGGTAAGCCAGATGGTGTATAAGCACGCTATCTCCACCGTTGTCCCGTCCCGTGCAGTCTCCCACCATAGCAACAATGCGGGTGGCAGCAGCAATAACTATCATCACGGCGGCAATAATCAGGCAGCGCAAGCGCAGCCACAACAGCAAGACGGTGACAGCGCTGAGTAA
- the miaA gene encoding tRNA (adenosine(37)-N6)-dimethylallyltransferase MiaA yields MSESEMAGRPKAIFLMGPTASGKTALAIALRQRLPVELISVDSALIYRGMDIGTAKPTAEELALAPHRLLDIRDPSEAYSAADFRRDALAEMAEIVAKGRIPLLVGGTMLYFKALLEGLSPLPSADPEVRERIEQTAREQGWETLHRQLCEIDPVAGARIHPNDPQRLSRALEVFFISGKTLTELTKTAGEALPYDVVQFAIAPASRELLHQRIALRFEQMLASGFEAEARALFARGDLHTDLPSIRCVGYRQMWSYLEGETNYDEMVYRGICATRQLAKRQITWLRGWQNVHWLDSEHPELALSKVLQVLGANLG; encoded by the coding sequence ATGAGTGAAAGTGAAATGGCGGGCCGGCCTAAGGCAATTTTTTTGATGGGGCCCACGGCTTCCGGTAAGACGGCGTTAGCGATAGCGTTACGTCAACGCTTGCCGGTTGAGCTGATTAGCGTGGATTCCGCTCTGATTTACCGTGGTATGGATATTGGCACGGCCAAACCCACCGCGGAAGAGTTGGCGCTGGCGCCTCATCGTCTGCTGGACATTCGCGATCCGTCGGAAGCCTACTCGGCCGCCGATTTTCGTCGCGATGCGCTGGCGGAAATGGCGGAGATCGTCGCGAAAGGGCGAATTCCGTTGCTTGTTGGTGGAACCATGCTCTATTTCAAAGCGTTACTGGAAGGATTGTCGCCGTTGCCCTCGGCCGATCCGGAAGTGCGTGAACGTATAGAGCAAACGGCGCGTGAACAGGGTTGGGAGACACTGCACCGTCAGTTATGTGAGATCGATCCCGTTGCTGGTGCTCGTATTCATCCGAATGATCCCCAGAGACTCTCGCGAGCACTGGAAGTTTTTTTCATTTCGGGTAAAACTTTAACGGAACTGACGAAAACCGCCGGTGAGGCCTTGCCTTACGACGTGGTTCAGTTTGCTATCGCTCCGGCGAGCCGTGAATTGTTGCATCAGCGTATTGCGTTACGTTTTGAGCAAATGCTGGCTTCAGGTTTTGAAGCGGAAGCGCGTGCGCTGTTTGCACGAGGAGATTTGCATACGGATTTGCCTTCCATTCGCTGTGTTGGTTATCGCCAGATGTGGTCATACCTTGAAGGCGAAACTAATTACGACGAAATGGTTTATCGGGGAATTTGCGCCACCCGGCAACTCGCCAAGCGCCAGATTACCTGGCTTAGAGGCTGGCAGAATGTTCACTGGCTTGACAGCGAACATCCAGAGCTGGCCCTGAGCAAGGTATTACAGGTTCTTGGTGCGAACCTTGGGTGA